From Zea mays cultivar B73 chromosome 3, Zm-B73-REFERENCE-NAM-5.0, whole genome shotgun sequence:
tcatgggtgggaaatttgggtccaaaattttcactaacacaCTTGGcagtaaacttgatccaatatgatgtatcccatgatatacatcccaactttgccaagtctccaaatttcccgaagacctttggtccactcacttccctttcgggatccaaaccttcttggtgcttttcatggttgaaattatttcctttggcacccagatgcgtttggccccctttcctttgttggcttgcttgttggccttgattgctatcacctttccgttctttttcttcttgatcaaatatggtgtagcatcctttttgttcacctttttgatgtaggtgttggagattttgcttgatggcttttgcttgagcttttgcttttgtttatccccggtcatcaccttgcattggaaagatttgtggccttccttgtggcatagcctacaaatcacagtttctccctccataggcttgttcactcccgcagtggtgttatcccgtggaggttggatttgtttggctttgcctttcttgtcatacaaagccttgccaaggcgagccacttcttgcttcaattgttcattttcctttgcaaccttatccgtacatgtctctacaacaatattctcaacaacgacttggttgcaggggttagaatcatcaattaaatcaaagcaggaagtagaagcatctttcttaattatttcaggtatttcaactaaagatgctgcaggggtgctaccaatgttttctagcttagtagttagctcattattgtgtatgctaagaatttccattttctctagcaaattttcaatagcttcttgggagctagctaacttagccttaagtttttcattctttttaataaggctatcatcggtagcagtggatggagcactagattctaacagctcaattttagttgatagctcactatttaagtttgcaaaagtttcaaatttttctagcaaacctttgtaatcattttgagagctaaccaacttatttttcaaatttttaagttgagctttttgcttagtgcaaacatcctgaaaaaattctactgcttctgcaagctcatctagagaggcctttccctcaccttcatcatcactactactttcatcactagaggatggaatgcttttgttacctcttgccataaggcatttgtgtgatgtctgtgatgatcgtgacgaggaccggtggctgcgcgtccttggagattcatcttcacttgaagagtcatcccaagttctaacacttgtgagcgccttgcctttgctcctctcctttttgggtttggccatatttggacagttgtccctgaagtggcccttctccccacatgcgaagcatcctctcttcctttgctttttcctgtcaatgttaaagagaagatcctcgacctgcaggggcacacccattagattaatcttgcggatcatcctcattacctttccgacgcgtcggattgtttcttcgtcctcggaggatgatgtgcatggttgattatcttcatcatcatcactttcttcttcttcttcctcttcttcgtttgaggaacttggagtgggagccttctttttgcccttcctttcatcacatgcaaaagcatatggctttgaggaagttggctcctctccccgactcatttttcgcgacatctcaaaggccgcgattttcccaatcacaatggtcggggtcatgttgctcaagtcctccatgttgtgaaggatggtgatgatgctcccatatttttgttgtggtagcagggagataatcttcctcacaatgtccgcatcacctagcttattaatgccaatagagttgagctcattgattattagattcaaacgagaatacatgtctctaacaagctcatcatctttcatagcaaaagaattatactcatttaagactaggcaatgtttttgctcacggacattggatgtgccgtcatggagctcatgcaattttagccaaatctcattaccaGTTTTCagagtaaatacttgattgaaaatatccatgctaagagattcatacaagcaattttggctctagcatttaaatggatttctttttcctcactcgtggtgggtttctcgggattcttgaggggtttcatcccgtcacgagtgactctccaaacacctagatcaacggcctctaggtagcaagccattctagcactataatatgggaagttagtgccgtcgaagtgtggtggcctatgggtatccatcccttcctctaaaaggcgtcggctcttttagcggtgaagctaaaatgtttcaaatgagccaaaccaggctctgataccaattgtaggaaacgggtgacgcctaagaggggggggggtgaattaggacttctaaaacttttactaaacttggccacaattaaatccctagagcaaaacctatgcaagaatcaaaactagaatgtgcaaactaggtttagtctaagtgttgctatctctaccgcaaaggctaagtttcaatctacactaaataagtatgacaacaagattgaaacttaaatgcttaatataaatgcggaatgtaaagagctaagtagagaagcaaactctcgtggatgacgccggtatttttaccgaggtatccggaaccgcgcaaggtcccgactaatcctcgttggtgcccctacgcaaagggaagcccacgcgagggccaagcacctcggtcgagtaactccgtagagagccgcgggccttctccacgcgcaagtggtgctccgcttccggctcctctcggacgctccccgccgtctccactatcgagcttccggccgaaacgccgcgggcctcgttccctccggtacacggtggcggccgtgacacaaacgcggttgtcacggtctcgcaagactctcgccccactcggtacaattacaacgactcacgcaagagccgaggggttgtgaggtttatctaaactcactcaactaactaggatttacctagagcaagcgctaaagcggtctaactaacctaagcacttcgcaaagcacctatgctaatcaccgagtgattctattaagcacttgggtgtttgagcacttggaaatatgcactatgtgtattggtatgttgcttgggctctcacccttgagaatggccggttggggtggtatttatagccttcacacccccaactagccgttggacagaaagcagcagctttctgtcgtcgggtgcaccggacagtccggtgcaccaccggacactgaacagtagatgtccggtgccgccacgtcagccgaccgttggcgcctgtagcagtcgaccgttggatccgaccgttgcctttctgcccgttggcacaccggacagtccggtgcacaccggacagtccggtgctacagccagagagtgcctttctgcggcctctctgcgcagactgtccggtgtctcaccggacagtccggtgcacaccggacaccgatgtccggtgcaccacctggcgctggctgacaaccctttcttggatttcttcgctgatttcttcgggcttctttgttcttgagtcttggacttctatgcatctttttatgtcttcttttgaggtgttgcatcctcattgccttggtccaattctcttcgcatcctgtgaactacaaacacaaacactagaaaacttattagttcacggattgtgttgttcatcaaacaccaaaactcaattagccaaatggcccggggtccattttccttacatcgggggtcggaaccgggtcgggaacggtgcccgtcggatggcccggctgaaggcctgcggaccgggtggttcgggcgagggactccgatcctccctgctgtcgtagcgtcccccacgcctggggtggtaacctcggcgcaccctctcgtcgaggtgggcccgacggtcgtgatgatggtgctcgttgccgaggcggcccggggccgcaggcgcggtattgcgcgtgcgcccggtgtagaccgaggcttcccgcatgaatcgggaagtcacggcatgaggctccgaggggtatccctgccttcgggaggcagagatctcggcccgtcggaccgcagcgccttccaggagattcttgagctctccctggattcgccgaccctcagtggttgatggctccggcatcgcgcggagaagcatcgctgctgcagccaggttctgaccgaccccactggttgcgggtggtggcctgagcctgacgccgtcggcgacgcggtgctggagaccctggggcaggtgacgtatttctccggccgggggttggcccgcccacgcctgcctgacgtcccggcggatcggctcaagctctcctgctccctcgtcgagcctggcctgcgccccgcggacttgctcgagctgtgggtcgtgaccccccgccggaacggggaccacaactagctcccgcgggatgtcagcgcgaggcaccggcctagggagatcaccgtcctccggcatgccgagatgattgccttcggagggatcccctagctcgacgtggaaacattcgcggcttgggccgcagtcctcgtcgtcgaggctgcggctaccgtcggaacagtcggagaggcagtagtcacatgcggtcatgaagtcccgcatggcactggggttgccaaatccagagaaatcccaacagatgttggggtcgtcatcttcctcggacccagagggcccgtaggtcgagacgtccgtcaaccggtcccaaggcgaccgcaggcgaaaccccagagggtttgaactcgcctctacgagagcgcccgccaaagcaaggtcgctaggcgggttgtggctgagtccaaatgacgtgggatgggaatcggtcggtacctttcggtcgacgagcagcgacataatcacgtcggggactggttgcaccgtcgtctcaggtacgagggcgacgtcctgcaagctctccgcgagcgcgctggcgtcgtccacttgctcaggattggcgtgtcgcggggagacggcgctcgccttcgtctcaaacgcgagctcgacgcccgacgtgccccccgttggggcgctggggacgtcgactcgctcgacagccgacgaggcgcggcctcccgcttggtcttggttgccccgcctcctcctccgttggcgggggagaggacggggcgagcccgaatgttgttcttccgccacgcggggaagacgccgtcgattccgccgccggcgggcgggctgtcggccgccattgtcgttgtcgcgcggcggtggaaggagtatcatgtcgtagctgccgtcgaaggacatgaactcaagactcccgaaatggagcaccgtcccgggtcggagaggttgctggagactgcccatctggagcttgacgggaagctgttcgtcaacacgcagcagggccctgcctggcgcgccaactgtcggcgtttcgagaccggggggtccctaagccgacgagtgaatgtcgccgcgtgccccagcacagatgggtcgacgcgaggccgagcgcgaaggggggaagtgaggtggccggagatgggcgtgagagaggtggaaatcccgcgaccttcgtgttcgtcccgcgcccaggtcgggtgcgcttgcagtagggggttacaagcgtccacgcgggagagggaagcgagcggccccaagagagcgcctgtcccgtcctcgttcccgcgcggccaaccccctctaagagggccctggtccttccttttataggcgtaaggagaggatccaggtgtacaatgggggtgtagcagagtgctacgtgtctagcgggggagagctagcgccctaagtacatgccgatgtggtagccggagagatcttggcacccagctggtgtgatgtcgtggccgtcggaggagcaatggagcctggcggagggacagctgtcggagcggttgagtccttgctgacgtcctcctacttccgtaagagagctgagagtcgccgtcgtcacagagcatgcggggcgccatcatcgcctatctggcggagctagccagatgggacaccggtcttgttctctgcggcccaagtcagctcggggtagggtgatgatggcgcttcctgttgacgtggctggcctgcgccctaggctgggcgacgtggaggctcctccgaagccgaggtcgagtctgtcttccatggccgaagccgagcccgagcccctgggtcgggcaaggcggaggtcgttcggcagaggccagggcggagtccgagccctggggtcgggcgaagcggagttcgtcgtcttctggggctgagcccgagtccgagccctgggtcgggcggagcggagttcgccgtcttccgggacttagcccgagtccgagccctgggtcgggcggagcggagttcgccgtcttccgggacttagcccgagtccgagccctgggtcgggcggagcggagttcgccgtcttccgggacttagcccgagtccgagccctaggtcgggcggagcggagttcgccgtcttccgggacttagcccgagtccgagccctgggtcgggtggagcggagttcgccgtcttccgggacttagcccgagtccgagccctgggtcgggcggagcggagtttcccatggtgcctttggcagggcctgactgcctgccagtctcactctgtcgagtggcactgcagtcggagtggcgcaggcggcgctgtccttctgtcaggccggtcagtggagcggcgaagtgacggcggtcacttcggctctgccggggggcgtgtgtcaggataaaggtgtcaggccacctttgtgttaaatgctcctgcgattcggtcggtcggtgcggcgatttagtcagggctgcttcttagcgaaggcagggcctcgggcgagacggaaatcctccggggtcggctgcccttgtccgaggctaggctcgggcgaggcatgatcgagtcgctcgaatggactgatccctgacttaatcgcacccatcaggcctttgcagctttatgctgatgggggttaccagctgagaattaggagtcttgagggtacccctaattatagtcCCCAACAACTTGCTTGTTTACAAGGTCAGCAGAGCCTTTTGCTGCCGCTGAACCCCTTTGCACGGCCATGGTTTGGCGAACGGCATGGGCCAACATACAAGATGCTTACTAAGCTCACTACCACACTGCTGCTATCAGTTGTAACTGCGAGAATGTTCTCAGCTACATACAGGGCTGGCACTCGACAGTCATAACTACTACAGGGACATGTACAACGTATTCACAAGGTTGCTAGTGACCTATTTATTTATCTACATGGAGCAGGCAAGTAGCTTACGCGACAGCTTCATCCCACTCTTTCCTGTTAGAGAGACCTGCAAGAGAAGATTTATATGAAACGCCAGTGCACCACCACTGGTTTGGACAGCGCTACAAGTATTAAAACCACAGAGCATGATGCGGCTAAAATGCAAGCAGCAAATCATAGCGCAAATCCTACCAAGAGGATGTCCTCGTCTGTCCCAAAGGATTTCTGGGCCTCGTCCAAGCTCTTCATTGTCACCCGTTCGCGTTTCCTGGTATAGTAAAAACAATCTAATGCCAGCAATTGACTCATGTTATAGTATGTAAAATTCTTTAGTAAATCACAATCTGAATCGAACTTAGCTGACCCTGGCAATATCTAATGCTTGCTTCGTCACTGATAAAAATATTTGCAATCTTCATAAATTAAAATAGATAACTATGCTATATgtattatattgttatgagagagCAACCTGGACTGGGTGATGACAGAGGTGGCCCAGCATCCGTACAACCTGAAGAAGGTTGAATGTTGTCATCTTCACCATAAGCCTGAGCAGTAGTTTCAAGGACAGGGCTAAAGATGTTCTCTAGAGATTCATGTTGTTCAATCTGGCCATGAAATACAAAAATGTGAGATAACTCAATAACTACAGTACAAGACCTAACAAAAAAATATACACGAAGAGTTAAAGAAGAATACAATAATTTTCTTAAAAGCACCCTACAGAATTCAGATGTAATAAGGAGCTAAGCAAACCATATAATTAAATAATAATGATAAAGGACCATTCGACAAGGCAGACATGGTCGGCAATCAGAGCTGGATGTCTTGAATTCCTAATTAAGCTTACTGAGTCGAGAAGAATGTTTGATGCCTTGAATTCACGATATATGACTTGGTTTTCAGCATCATGTAAAAATGACAAGCCCCTAGCAGCTCCAATGGCAACTTTGAGCCTTTGCCCATGACAAAGGATCAGCACCTCCTAAACAGGAGAAATATTGCATGGTTAAATGGAATGAACAAGAAAGTTATAAGAAACTGGGTCTTAACAAAGCAGAGCCATAGAGATGAAACACACACTTCTAAACAGATGGTTCTCCAAACTTCCCTTGGGCATAAATTCATACACCAGAAGCCGGTTGTCACCATCTGAGCAATAACCAATGAGCTTAACAAGATTCTTGTGGTGAAGTTGACCAAGGTAATCAACCTCTGTCTGCAGCAGAAAAAAGGAAGAACAGTCACGATTCATGAACAATGACAGATGTCCTAGGAGCAGGGAAAATCTAGAAGAGCTCCAAGCCTACCAGCCATTCCTTGTGTCCTTGAAAACCTTTCGGTTTAAGCTTCTTCACAGCAACAACCATACCACTCCCAGGTCTTGAAGGAGCAAGCGTGTGCTCATCAATCCAACCTTTGTAGACATGCCCAAACCCTCCTTCCCCAAGAAGGCTGTCCGGTCGGAAGTTCTTGGTTGCATTTTTTAGATCATTGAACGTTAATGCCTTCAAATTAGAAGATGACAAGATTTCACCTTCTGTCCAAGGAGTAGGAAGCTCATTTCGATCTCTCATTGATGGAAGAGTCAGTGTTGAACGACTTGAGTTGCTCTTAATTGTGGAAGGGACTGACGACAAACTTGTCTTGCTGGTCACTTTTGATGGGTCTGATCTCTCAACAAGAAGCAAAGGAAAAATACGCATGAGAAGAACTTGATATGGTATCAACAGTGTTAACGATTATGAAGGTGTCATATATATACTCATGAAGTCTGGTACCAACATTACGACAATTAAGTAATTGTCTGGTATTGTAAACTCATTAAGCTGTCAATTTGAGAGCAAACAATGCTCCAGCCTTCGAGGCTGATCATATGTGGAAGTACTTCCGTAACTTGGTCTCTACCAAATTTGTGAACCTACTGCGTGCCATTCGAAGGAGTAAAACTATGTCACAGAATTCCTACTGGATCCATAATAACCTCTTCCGTTTGTTAACATGAAAACAAAGTAATATCAAGCCTAGTGTTCAGATTTGCAAATGATGCTTGTGAAAGTGTCGTGACTATATTTAGGCACAAAAAGTTCCGACTGTTGCCTTTCCCTATCTCTGTCTTATCCGACAGAAGTAACAAAGAGGAACTAAAGTTGGCCAAGGTAATCAACCTCCGTCTGCAGTAGCAAAAAACAAGATAGAGGAATATATTCAAGTGAAAATAACAACTACGTGAGAGAAGCAACCATCAATCAATTGAACAGAAAGGGGGGGGTGACAGGTCGCACGCAAGCGGCAAACCTTCCTTTCATTAGTTCATCACGAAATTCTACCAGCGACGCCCAATCAGTGGAACGCTACAACACGTAGAGAGAAAGGAAGCAGCTACCTGGTGTGGTAGTAGAGCTGGTAGTAAGGCAAAATACCTTTTCTGTCTTGTAAGGAAAAATACCATAATAAAGTCCAAAAAAATACAAAATTCTTTTTGTCTACTTATGAAAGTGTCCAATGTAATAGAGCTAGAGATTACCAGTTTTCCTCCTTGTAATTCAATATCTTTGCAGAAGCGAACATGCAAGGGTTGAGGAGCAGTTGGAGGAAAATCTTCAGCTAGTATTGCAATGGGCGAGCCGTTTTATCAAATTTGTCTAAGGTGATATATTTCCCAACTTCCTGCAATCTCTAGTCCATAATCGACATTGTGTGGTCTTCAGGCAACAAAAAATCTTTGCCACTACTCCGCATGGAAACATCAAAATAGCGTGATCATACAAAAAATCTATTCATGCGAGTCATCAAAAATATTGAAACGACACCTTCTAAGAATTTAAAACGGATAAATATTACCTCCAAGGAACTTATTATCTGCACCATGGCTAAATGTCATCCCTATATAGAATCTTTTTGGGTGCTCCAAAGGTACCTGGGATGGATGTTCCATTGACAAAAGAACGCAAATTAAGTCGACAAAAATCAAAGAACACGAGTAGGAAAAGACAAATCACCCTCATCAATCCTGGTCCAACCATCATACCTACTGAGCTCAACGCCCAGGATCACACATACACGTGTACCCCTTCTTTCCTGTCGCAACGACCTCAAGCAAGGTGGAGGTGGCCGGCTAGCGCAGAAGCAGCGTACCGAAAAAGGATTCAGTCGATTGGTATAATTCAAGAATAATAAATTAACAAATAGGGGAAACAACTCACTCATACCAGAGGATTAAATATGTGGGACAAATTCTTCACCACTTCATCACTTTTTCATGTGTACTGATGACATTGCTCATAACAAAATAGAATAGGCATAATAGGAGAGTAATTAAAAATCTAAACAGAAACGACCATAGTAAAAACACACAACACACTCACTATCTAGATTATAtatacgcagcacactcactatcTAGAATAAGCAGCTAATGTTGGGGCTTCAGGAGTAAATTAAATAAGGAGTCACTAAAAGCCAAAAAAGTGCTGGCACGCTAGCAACCTCGAACCAAGTAATCCATGGGTTTCCGATATTAACACCAATATCCTCTCCTAACTTCAAACACAATAGGTTCTGTACACCCGCTGTCAAGAAGAGAGCATTGGAGTTGGCAGATGCCTGCACAAGAAGAGCAGTTGGCACATAAACTGAGCTGAGAAACAAGTTCCAACCCAATGCAAAAATTGCAGGACTGTACCTTCCAAACAACACTTGCCATGGTACAGACATACGCCTTGTCCGTACAAATTGCCTAACCTCCTAGTCATCACCGTGAAATAGGAAACACACCTGGTTGACTGACCATGGATCGACGCGTCGACGAACAAGTCTTTTCAAATTGTTCTTTCAGATAAAAATGTCTTTTTTACACATATATGTATGGAAACAAAGTTAGGTTGTATTGCAATGGCGAGGGTAAAATTAATTGAATAAATGTCGCTATTGGTCCCATGTTTTACTTAAGCTTCATTTCGATCCTTATACTTTTAAACATTCTAATTGAGTCTTCAACCTTCAACATATGATTAAACAGATACATTCACAGTGGCAAGTGAAGGGCGAGCATCCTTACCATCACAGCAGAATAGCCCAAACCCGGGCAGATTTGTTGGTTCCCTAAAATCTCCGCTTACTAATACCAACTGAAATCATGAGAATTCCACGACGTTTCTCCACAGAAATTAGTCAACTACTGAAGTCCACCCGACCAACTCCACAGAAATTCAGCTACACAGCTAGTGCTAGAGGCAGGAATCCAAACCTGGGCCAGCAGCCACTCCAGGGTTGGGCGCGTCCATCGTCGCGGTCGTATCCTCCAAGTCAGACGCCCGAAAATTGGCTAGCGACacaagcagcagcagcaacaacaggtgGGCAGTCCTGGCAATCCGCTGGTGCACAAGTGCAGTACTATCCGTGCTGCGGGCGTATGAGCTCCATGGATCTACGCAAACGACGCCCGCGGGAACGCGCACAACCAGGCCTCACTGGACCACCTGCGTGCGTTGTTGAAGAAAGTTTTGACTAAACTCACCTTGAGAAACTGAAGGTCGATCAGCAAAAGCGTGGGGAGGTGGAAGAGGCGGTCTTGTCCCTATTGTCGTAGCGCCTGGCGGTCTCAAGGTCGCCGTCGGCGATGACGCGCACTTGGTACGGGAGGTCGTCCTCCGAGGCTCCGACACGACGAGGAGGCGGTTGTTGTGGTACACCAGGCCGGCGTTGCGACCCCGATCTCTTGCGATGCGTCGAGTACGCCGCAGAGGGAGCAGGCCCCGAAGAGGAGCAGGCGCTGCAACCGAGCTGACGGCACGCGATGGCTTACTGGGGGCGCAGGGGTGAGCTCTGACACATCGAGAGGAGAGACGGGGTGGGGCGAGGGGTTTCGCCATGGGCGATTAGTGAGGGCGTGCACAGGGAGCGTGCGGAAGTGGCAGAGCTGGCAGAGCGGTTGAGGTCGTGGGGGAGGAGGTCACGGGAGTGGAGCTCGTGTGTGCGGCGTCGTCGCGGAGGCGGAGGTTGCCGAAGAGGATGACAGGCGTCGTGCGTCTGGAAGCTGGGCTGCATGAGGTAAACCACAAATCGTTGTGCGAGGGACGCTGGGCCGCACTCATCGTTGGGCCACACGAAACCGTTGGGCCTCACAAATCGCTAGCACACATGCATTGTTATGAGGTTTGTTTGATTAGTGCCATACCGTCTATTGAGAGAGTTGGAACGTGTCCTATAAGCGTTTCTGTGGATAGTCTGTTGCTCAGTCCGACTTCTCCTGCTCTGGTGCGACACTAAGATAAGCTTTTTGCGCGACGCGGGGCCGGTGGAGGCAGAACAGCAGTTGGCAGAACACGCCGGAGGCAGAACACGTcagaggcagactactattgcttacttaataagtagtagagattttgtATATATGCCTACATTCATTCATTCATCAACATCCATTCAAATACATACATAAGAATTAAGAGCTAAAACGACTACTATTTTAAAACGGCCGGGTTGGCTCTTCCAGAATAGAAATATCGTCCTCTATCTACGAGTCTGGTGACCTCCATATACAAGGTCCACTTCAGCCTCGTTGCCCTCTCCTAGTCCCTCACCTCATTCGCCTCTCCCTTCATGCCATGCTCCACATGTCGGCCTTGCCCCCGCTCGGCTCCTCCTCGGCGTCCGGAGCGGGCATTGATTACGACGTGGGTGAGGAGACTCTTGCCTTCCACATCCGCGCCATGGCTCCTCTGGTGGGTCTAGACGGTTCCGCGATGTATGGCGACCGCGTCATCGACCTAGCG
This genomic window contains:
- the LOC103651762 gene encoding probable serine/threonine-protein kinase PBL3, with product MRDRNELPTPWTEGEILSSSNLKALTFNDLKNATKNFRPDSLLGEGGFGHVYKGWIDEHTLAPSRPGSGMVVAVKKLKPKGFQGHKEWLTEVDYLGQLHHKNLVKLIGYCSDGDNRLLVYEFMPKGSLENHLFRSVCFISMALLC